A DNA window from Ostrea edulis chromosome 5, xbOstEdul1.1, whole genome shotgun sequence contains the following coding sequences:
- the LOC125651542 gene encoding tripartite motif-containing protein 2-like encodes MDPQCSAQDVLLCDLCKTDPLQSHCELCHKNFCISCVGKHLSDSSKKHNVVSYKHKKSTPNYPECPDHAKKHCELYCEKCDIPVCSTCVSSGKHKGHDLSDILKNISSKTQGLQKDLEELEIRVYPKYEEIVSDIQTEKARLDTDYKKLAITADQHGEVWHREIDTIVSQRKSDIEEMKNKHMAILNKNIDEITQSITEIKQIILDLKTILSNNDVSQVSTYKSRNTAEFQRLPPKVLVTLPSFSPQKMKTDLLHQSFGSLSSLSITTEEQVYTTETLEAGSTFPVKPLLDEPRLTAIIDTGYTPLCSVTCLNDEEIWTCGANKFMKLHNLQGKLVKPIQAKSGNMPGDIAVTLSGDLVYTDPETRTVNIVKNKKIQTVIRLEAWEPRQVCNTSFGDLLVTMVSDDYKQSKVARYSGSTETQSIQFDDQGQPLYSSNRYTKYLSENRNLDICVADYKAKAVVVVNQSGKLRFRYTGHPSTKEPFKPAGITTDSQSQILTADYDNDRIHILDKDGHFLRYIDKCGLYGPWGLCVDTRDNLFVTDDDNEVKKFQYL; translated from the coding sequence ATGGACCCACAATGCAGTGCCCAAGAtgtcctactgtgtgacctctgtaaaACTGACCCGCTACAGAGCCACTGTGAACTTTGTCATAAAAATTTCTGTATCAGCTGTGTCGGTAAACACCTTTCAGATTCATCTAAAAAACACAATGTCGTATCATATAAACACAAAAAGTCTACTCCTAACTACCCAGAATGTCCAGACCACGCCAAAAAGCACTGTGAACTTTACTGTGAGAAATGTGacattcctgtctgttctacctgcgtTTCCTCTGGtaaacacaaaggtcacgaTCTTTCAGATATTCTGAAAAACATCAGCTCTAAAACACAAGGTTTACAAAAAGATTTGGAAGAACTAGAGATCAGAGTTTATCCCAAATATGAAGAAATTGTGTCCGATATCCAAACTGAGAAAGCCCGGTTAGATACAGATTACAAGAAACTGGCAATAACTGCCGACCAACACGGAGAAGTCTGGCACCGAGAAATCGACACCATAGTCAGCCAACGAAAATCTGACATCGAGGAAATGAAGAATAAACACATGGCCATTCTAAATAAAAACATAGATGAAATCACACAGAGTATTACGGAAATCAAACAGATCATTTTGGACCTGAAGACAATATTGAGCAACAATGATGTTTCCCAAGTCTCTACCTACAAATCTAGGAATACGGCCGAGTTCCAAAGATTGCCTCCTAAAGTCCTCGTTACATTACCAAGTTTTTCTCCTCAAAAGATGAAAACAGACCTACTCCATCAATCATTTGGGTCGCTGTCATCATTATCCATTACCACTGAAGAACAGGTCTACACAACGGAGACACTAGAAGCTGGTTCCACTTTTCCAGTCAAGCCCCTGCTTGATGAACCACGGCTCACCGCGATTATAGACACCGGGTATACCCCACTATGTAGTGTTACCTGTCTCAATGATGAAGAAATCTGGACATGTGGGGCTAACAAATTCATGAAGCTCCACAATCTCCAGGGCAAACTAGTGAAGCCAATCCAAGCCAAGTCCGGGAACATGCCAGGGGACATAGCAGTAACACTGAGCGGGGATCTAGTTTATACTGACCCTGAAACAAGAACTGTCAACATAGTGAAGAATAAaaagatacagaccgtgatcagaCTAGAGGCCTGGGAACCCCGTCAAGTTTGCAATACTTCATTCGGTGACCTCCTAGTTACCATGGTCAGTGATGATTACAAACAATCCAAAGTTGCCCGTTACTCAGGCTCCACAGAAacacaaagcattcagtttgatgaccAGGGTCAACCTCTCTATTCATCCAATCGTTACACtaaatacctcagtgagaacaggaacctggatatctgtgttgCTGACTATAAAGCTAAAGCAGtggtggtggtcaatcagtcgggaaaactccgatttagatacactggtcatccctctaccAAGGAACCATTTAAACCGGCCGGCATCACTACTGACAGTCAGAGTCAGATCCTAACAGCAGACTATGACAACGACCGTATCCACATTCTCGATAAAGACGGACACTTCCTTCGTTACATTGATAAATGTGGTCTATATGGGCCatggggtttatgtgtggacaccagagacaacctctttgtgacTGATGATGATAATGAAGTGAAAAAATTCCAATACTTATAA